The Corynebacterium camporealensis genome contains a region encoding:
- a CDS encoding phosphatidylinositol mannoside acyltransferase: MFSREDLSAAAYMAGWKLIRLLPESVAQWLFRTIADKVSDDGRGMEQLRRNLTRVVGAENVTRELVRDSMRSYMRYWLEAFRLPSIHSDPRLHEILEANVEGIPEFDRIIKTGRGMILALPHCGNWDMAGVFLVGHFGQFTTVAERLKPESLFDAFVAYREELGFEVLAHKGGETPPFGRLKEVLEAGGVVCLLAERDLTRTGVTVDFFGEEANMAAGPARLAQETGASLHAVDAWFEGDAWGLALGPEIEVDNVQDTTQRMADQFADNIAKHPQDWHMLQPQWNVDIAKRRRKR, translated from the coding sequence ATGTTTTCTCGCGAAGACCTCTCCGCCGCAGCCTATATGGCCGGCTGGAAACTCATTCGTCTGCTACCGGAGTCTGTTGCGCAGTGGCTGTTTCGCACCATCGCGGACAAGGTCAGCGACGACGGGCGCGGCATGGAGCAGCTACGCCGCAACCTCACGCGTGTGGTGGGGGCAGAAAACGTCACCCGTGAGCTGGTGCGCGATTCGATGCGTTCGTACATGCGCTATTGGCTCGAGGCCTTCCGCCTGCCGAGCATCCACAGCGACCCGCGCCTGCATGAGATTTTGGAAGCCAACGTCGAGGGCATCCCGGAATTCGACCGCATCATTAAGACTGGCCGCGGCATGATTTTGGCACTGCCGCATTGCGGCAACTGGGACATGGCAGGGGTCTTCCTCGTCGGTCACTTCGGCCAGTTCACCACGGTGGCCGAGCGACTCAAGCCTGAGAGCCTTTTCGATGCCTTCGTCGCCTACCGCGAGGAACTTGGATTTGAGGTACTCGCGCACAAGGGAGGGGAGACCCCGCCTTTCGGCAGGCTGAAGGAAGTGCTCGAAGCAGGTGGCGTGGTCTGCTTGCTGGCTGAGCGCGACCTGACGCGCACGGGCGTGACCGTGGATTTCTTCGGCGAGGAAGCCAACATGGCGGCTGGTCCAGCGCGTTTGGCCCAAGAAACTGGTGCCTCGCTCCACGCGGTCGATGCGTGGTTCGAAGGCGACGCCTGGGGCCTGGCTCTGGGCCCGGAAATTGAGGTCGACAACGTCCAGGACACCACCCAAAGGATGGCGGATCAGTTCGCGGACAACATCGCGAAGCATCCGCAGGACTGGCACATGCTGCAGCCGCAGTGGAATGTAGATATTGCCAAGCGCCGGAGGAAGCGTTAA
- a CDS encoding glycosyltransferase family 4 protein, with protein MRIGIICPYSFDEPGGVQAHIIDLATVLIEQGHFVQVLGPAAPDTPLPDFVVRGGRSLPISYNGSVARLAIGPQVGRRVKRFIRRGNFDVLHIHEPNSPSFSMAALAIAQGPIVATYHASAASSLVLKLAKPFLSPILEKIRGGIAVSEMARRWQVEQLGGDPVLIPNGVDTSVYAKARREPTKPPEIVFLGRLDEPRKGLDILLEALTMVDSEVRVTVMGGGRAREIEGIDFRGRVSDAEKAETLGRADIYVAPNTGGESFGIVLVEAMAAGCAVVASDLEAFAAVGDADSETPAAALFSNGSAKDLARVLNQLLENPQDRAALIDAGIARARTYDWDHVVAAVLQVYETVQDGTVVRTK; from the coding sequence ATGCGGATTGGGATTATCTGCCCTTATTCTTTCGACGAGCCCGGTGGTGTGCAGGCGCACATCATCGATTTGGCGACCGTGCTCATCGAGCAAGGCCACTTCGTGCAGGTCCTCGGCCCGGCCGCACCGGATACGCCACTACCGGACTTTGTCGTTCGCGGTGGGCGCTCCCTGCCGATTTCTTATAACGGCTCCGTCGCACGCCTGGCCATTGGCCCGCAGGTGGGCCGGCGCGTCAAGCGCTTTATTCGCCGCGGCAACTTCGACGTTTTGCACATCCATGAGCCGAACTCGCCCAGCTTTTCGATGGCGGCACTTGCCATCGCACAGGGCCCCATCGTGGCCACGTACCATGCGTCTGCGGCAAGCTCGCTGGTGTTGAAGCTGGCCAAGCCCTTCTTGTCGCCGATTCTGGAGAAGATCCGCGGCGGCATTGCCGTATCCGAGATGGCCCGGCGTTGGCAGGTTGAACAGCTTGGCGGCGACCCGGTGCTCATTCCGAATGGTGTGGATACGTCCGTCTACGCTAAGGCGCGGCGGGAGCCGACTAAGCCGCCAGAGATTGTGTTCTTGGGCCGCCTCGATGAGCCGCGCAAGGGCCTGGATATCCTGCTTGAAGCCTTGACTATGGTGGATTCGGAGGTACGTGTGACCGTCATGGGCGGCGGGCGTGCCCGGGAAATTGAAGGCATTGACTTCCGCGGTCGCGTCAGTGATGCAGAAAAGGCCGAGACTCTAGGCCGGGCGGATATCTACGTCGCGCCGAATACGGGCGGCGAGAGCTTCGGCATCGTGCTTGTGGAGGCCATGGCGGCTGGCTGCGCGGTGGTGGCGTCGGACTTGGAGGCTTTCGCCGCGGTCGGTGATGCCGATTCGGAGACGCCAGCGGCGGCGCTGTTTAGCAACGGCAGCGCGAAGGACTTGGCGCGCGTGCTCAATCAGTTGCTGGAGAATCCGCAGGATCGAGCCGCGCTTATCGATGCCGGCATCGCCCGCGCCCGCACCTACGACTGGGACCACGTCGTAGCCGCGGTCCTGCAGGTCTACGAGACGGTGCAAGATGGCACCGTGGTGAGGACGAAGTAA